From a single Nostoc sp. MS1 genomic region:
- a CDS encoding segregation/condensation protein A produces MDASELLETITLLIEQAEQGDIDPWDVKVIEVIDRYLELMTPKTTARGYESDLSQSGQAFLSASMLVLFKANTLMQLSTAEDLADIEDELLIENGDGIFHQTHRLPLERVLRRRTAAMPPPKRRVTLQELIAQLQIMANQLKLVQKVSKPERPKRQPTVKAMREALELAHQENLTEVAGELEQVLRCSAEQLLLEQNYLNLEQLIELWSQTKQQQELSTHESVNSHLVSVFWALLLLSAQSKVELSQEEFYQEVKIRLITDSANTYQSLEQPMN; encoded by the coding sequence ATGGATGCTTCCGAGCTATTAGAGACAATTACACTTCTAATTGAGCAAGCAGAACAAGGAGACATAGATCCTTGGGATGTCAAGGTTATTGAGGTGATTGACCGTTATTTAGAACTAATGACACCAAAGACAACTGCTAGAGGCTACGAATCAGACTTGTCCCAATCTGGGCAAGCTTTTTTATCAGCCTCTATGCTAGTTTTATTCAAAGCTAATACCTTGATGCAGTTGTCCACAGCAGAAGATTTAGCAGATATTGAAGATGAGCTATTAATCGAGAATGGAGATGGTATTTTCCATCAAACTCACCGTCTACCTTTAGAGCGAGTTTTGCGTAGGCGGACTGCCGCCATGCCACCACCGAAACGCCGTGTAACCTTGCAAGAGCTAATCGCGCAGTTGCAAATTATGGCGAATCAGCTCAAACTGGTACAAAAAGTTAGCAAACCGGAACGTCCCAAGCGCCAGCCCACTGTCAAAGCGATGCGAGAGGCGCTAGAGTTAGCGCACCAAGAAAATTTAACAGAAGTAGCGGGGGAATTGGAGCAAGTATTGCGTTGTTCAGCCGAACAATTACTCTTAGAACAAAATTACTTAAACTTAGAACAACTTATAGAATTGTGGTCTCAGACAAAGCAACAACAGGAATTATCAACTCATGAATCAGTAAATAGCCATCTAGTCAGTGTTTTTTGGGCTTTATTGCTGTTATCGGCACAATCTAAAGTGGAACTATCTCAAGAGGAATTTTATCAAGAAGTGAAAATCCGTCTAATTACAGACTCAGCCAACACATACCAATCATTAGAACAGCCGATGAACTAA